Within Syngnathus scovelli strain Florida chromosome 22, RoL_Ssco_1.2, whole genome shotgun sequence, the genomic segment ttttttagagcgCATATGTCCATTTATCATTCCTGGAGCATGTTTATGCGAAGAATGGATGGAATTTTTCAAAGTTTTATGCTTTCAAGTGGATATATCTCCCTCGTTTGGAATCTTCACAGCTCAAGAAAAGCTTGGTGAGTTTGCTGTTTTACTTATTTACAcatttttggctgtgacatttaTTGAAACAGAATTGGTGTTACTTTGTAAAGTTTAGGTACACTCACCTTACCCGCACCCATAATCTTCTCGGCGGCGTACACCGAGTCACCGCAGCGAGCGCATTTTTCCGATCCGGCAAACTTCTGGGCGAATTTGGACGGGTTGGGGTTGGTGGTGGGCTTGTGACACGGCAACCTATCGAGAGAAGCCGGGCAGACAATAGACAATGAATGTCATGGAGGCCCTGGAGCTGTGCTCACTGGAGGGTGACGGCGAGCCCTTCTGAATGAACTTCATTGTAGTTGGTTACATAATCAAAAAGCTTTCGGAATATTACAGTTTGTTTTGCtgatttttcatatttttgctGTATTAGTGAAACAAATTTAGGAAGTTGGAAGAAATTGGGATGGTGACGCTTACTGCTCAGGTTTGATTCCCAGTCGCTCCCCTCGGTCCATATTAAGCGTGCCGGCCCCCTGGCCGTAGCCGTAGCCTTTTGGACCGTACTTCTTTCCGTAGCATGAGCTGCAGTAGAGTTCCTGGTCGTGGATGGCCACTGTGGTGCTGTCTAAGCCTTTCCTGCACACCACTGAGAACACACATATGTTTTTATAATCGATTATTccaccaaggaaaaaaaaaaaagaatgaagtcAAGGACACAAATCAGTCATCATTTGCACCAAGTCGTCTTTGTGAGACGTTCTGAGGTGACATCTTGTCGGCACAAGTCCACGCTTATACCCCGGCGTGATGTCACCGGTGTCGCTTTTGTCCATGGCCCACTTAGCTCATACTCACTGCAGAAAAAGCAGCTCTTGTGGAAGCTCTGGCCGTCGCATTGCACCTCCTCAGCGTGGTACACCGTGCCGTGGCACGCCGTGCACTTGTTGCCTCCGCCCCAGTTTGGCATAATGACtgtgacagatgacaaaaagtaCAATTGTTGTCATCTACTGAAAGATTGGAGCAGAATAACTCTAGTATCaagtgtttctaatattttgaattgTCACTTGGTCAAAAAAAAGCTTGAATTGcaagttttagctgcattttgatCCATTCCACTTTCCGTGGACTTTAATGGAAAATCCCATACTGCTCACGTTTGTGTTTCCGAGTTATTTCCTATACGAATGAGAGCATGGAGTTTCTTtctgggtggaaaaaaaaaaatccaatcctCAACCTGGGGCTAAAGGACAGGATAAATTCGAGTTAATACCCTGAGGAATGCCTCAGGGTGTCGCGGCGAAGTCGACCGCAGACCCTCGAGAAACATTACATCACAATCGCTCCCTTGATGCCTCGCCACTTGCGTCTGGCTGTAATTACAGACCCTGGCCCGCTTGGAAATGTGTCCATTTAGGCCATTTGAAGACCTTGATGTGATGACATGACTTACTATGCGATTATCTGGCCAGATGCTGTTATCTTCCTCACATCTGGAGCAACACAATGTCAGGCTGACTCAACAGAATAATAGATAACAGAGAGTCAAAAGTTTACACTGAAACAACTTTGTAAAGTTAATCAATGGAGATTGGTATGAATGAGGCATTTAATGGAGTAAAACTATTTGGGTTAATTGAGTTTCAGAGTCATGCCGCAATGGTGGTCGTATCTCAAAACATATTTTCCCATCCAAAATAATTTAGATGTATAAAATCACAACATTAATACAGTTTCTTAGCCTATGGCGTTTTGCATTTAGCAATAAGATTTTTATGCATGTTTATGGTCAGAAAGTACCGCAAATAAAGGAACTGGTTTGTTGCTTTTTACACTGATTTCGTTACATTATAACTAACTAGAGGAAAcattcataaaaaataaaacatacctgtGAACATTCAAGAAGCAAACATGTCGACATCGAAACTGTGTGCAACATACATATAGTCAAATACCTTTTGGTAGACTTTACAATAAGCAGGCAGATGATAAGATGACGAAATTCCAAAGGTCGACGTCGCGTCGACTGTGCTTCGCCGTAATATCTCGATGACGTCGCACAGCGCTCGTTTTATAGCGATGGCAGAGATGGGCGGGGCTTGGGAGCTCTGAACGTCGCATTCAAGGAGTGTGGGATTTTttgatgttattattattattttcttttcctCAGTAATAACCTACGAGTAAAACGTGTTACGGCATTGAAATAGCATTACGCAACAGTCTTAACtgagaaaaacacacaaaaatacagAAATATTACTTTTATTTAAGTATGTGACAGTCATTACGGGGAAAATCAATAGCCCGCAGCTACAGTCAGATGGTACTAGGTTTCATATTTAAAAAGAACAGTGcaataaaacattaaaacaaaGACGTAACAATAAGAAAGAATAAATTTTACGCAAAAATAACTGTATATGAAGGAGAGTGGTTTGTCCGTGTACGCTTTGGTGTGGCGTCCTGAATAGTTTCACAGTGGGTTTGGTCAGTCAGTACATAGCACTGTTAGTTTGGTAAAGTGGTTGCCGTGGCAACTCCTTTAACAACCAGAAGAGAAATTGTGCTAGGACAACTGAAAATActtgtacataaaaaaaaaaaaaaaaacttaaaggcACTTGTCCCACAAATGCATCAAACCATGAGTGCTTTGTTTGGCCCCCTAAAAAACCAAATCAGTGGGCAAACATCTCTTGACTGTACTCTTAGAGTTCTGCAAAATACCCAAATGGTAGAAATCACAAAAATTCAAGTACCTGACTGCATCGTCAAGTTACAGGACACACACAGCCACACAAGCATCGGATGTaaacaggcttttttttttttttctcatcactttaccgtcaTGGTAACATCTCAAGTAAAATAAGCCAATAACAGACTCCTTATAATAACTTGTGTTCCAAATGAAGTGTTCTGTTACAGTCCCTGTAGTTAATATATATTAGCTAAAAACATAAATAGGAATTATCATGCATGTGTGATTAGGGGAGAAGGTAGCTGATTTTCGGAGGGGAAAATTAATCATGTAGTGGCAAACACCTACCACAGGGTAGCGCTGTTTCACTTAGAACAGTTTTCCTATTTTTTTCAAACGCCTAATAATTAGCAGTCTATGGAAAATGTAAAGTTAATTACCGTAATGAGTAATTAACACTCACCTCAAAAAGATTTGACGCGGATTTGTCCTGAGCATAAAAATAACCAAATTTGCAAATGCCGTACAACTGATATGTGCCGTTTCGATGCAATTTCATCCCCGAACTATAAATAGTACCGGTAAGGCTTTAAAGCTCACTGTTACCGTGTGATGTCTAACAAGACGACGGGTGACTGATGTCCAGTCTCCTCTGCGCCGAGGCCCGCTTTCGTGTTGCGGGCGGCGCGCTGACACCTTCCATGGTGCCTGGAGTCTGGAAGAAAGATTTGGAGGCGGGCACAGGGCTCTCCTTTGGAGTGTGCGGAGTCTGTGAAAGGAGAGCATGGCATTAGTGTcttgatttatttatgaataCTAAGGGTGACATGTTAAGATCTCCTTACCAGGGTTTGCGGTGCGGTTGTAGCATGCCCCGCCCCCGAGGCGCCCCGCCCGCCCTGTTCTGGCGTGGAAGGCAACGAAAGAGGCAGCGCCTGGTCGTACGGCGTGGCCGCCACCATAAAGTGGGTGGGTAGGTTGAAGCCCACCTGGGTGTCGCCGCCCTGGTAGTGGGAGATTGCGGTGGATGGTACCAGCATGTAGGGCAGAGGGAGATGGGCCTGGGCTTGGCCGGAGGGAAGCAGGAAGTTGAGGCTTTTCAGAC encodes:
- the csrp2 gene encoding cysteine and glycine-rich protein 2 → MPNWGGGNKCTACHGTVYHAEEVQCDGQSFHKSCFFCMVCRKGLDSTTVAIHDQELYCSSCYGKKYGPKGYGYGQGAGTLNMDRGERLGIKPEQLPCHKPTTNPNPSKFAQKFAGSEKCARCGDSVYAAEKIMGAGKTWHKNCFRCAKCGKSLESTTQTENEGEIYCKACYAKNFGPKGFGYGQGAGALVHAE